From a region of the Pseudanabaena sp. ABRG5-3 genome:
- a CDS encoding nitrate/sulfonate/bicarbonate ABC transporter ATP-binding protein, with protein sequence MVQNAAKTSFIALENIGKSYLQPNGQTISIIENINCQLQVGEIIALLGPSGSGKSTLMRMIAGLIPPSSGRVLYYNRPLMGLNPGVAIVFQNFALYPWLTVLENVELGLKAKGEPKDTRVQKALRMIDVIGLDGFENAYPKELSGGMRQRVGFARALAVEPELLCMDEPFSALDVLTAENLRFELLDLWLEKRIPTKSILIVTHGIEEAVTLADRVIVLGRNPGRIRADLPITLPHYRDRKSPEFQALVDQVYKILTNPDLPDISPQPTTTTSIPEIKPPSQPKYQSLPHVRIGSVAGLLELLEGRQEKDIYRIAQELLLEVDDLLPIVEASKLMELVAVTEGDIQLSASGEKFINSNIDERKAIVRDLLQQHIRLVQQICQLLQAKRNHRISEELVLDILENYFTSKEAQRQLRTAMDWGRYAELFSYDEPSGEIFIEESATDAEDSE encoded by the coding sequence ATGGTTCAAAACGCCGCAAAAACCAGCTTTATTGCTTTAGAGAATATTGGGAAGTCTTACTTACAACCAAATGGGCAGACCATCTCAATTATTGAAAATATCAATTGCCAGTTACAAGTAGGTGAAATTATTGCTTTGCTTGGTCCTTCGGGGTCAGGTAAATCAACGCTAATGCGAATGATTGCAGGGTTGATTCCACCTTCTAGCGGCAGGGTGTTGTATTACAACCGTCCTCTAATGGGGCTGAATCCTGGAGTAGCGATCGTCTTTCAAAATTTTGCACTTTATCCTTGGTTAACCGTTCTAGAAAATGTGGAACTAGGTTTAAAAGCTAAAGGAGAACCGAAAGATACAAGAGTTCAGAAAGCACTTCGCATGATCGATGTCATTGGTTTAGATGGTTTTGAAAATGCTTATCCTAAAGAGCTTTCGGGCGGAATGCGTCAACGGGTTGGTTTTGCTAGAGCTTTAGCGGTTGAGCCTGAGCTTTTATGTATGGACGAGCCTTTTTCTGCTCTAGATGTACTGACTGCGGAAAACTTGCGTTTTGAATTACTTGACCTATGGCTGGAGAAGCGCATCCCGACGAAATCTATTTTAATCGTGACCCACGGGATCGAAGAAGCGGTCACACTTGCCGATCGCGTGATTGTGTTAGGTCGTAACCCCGGACGTATTCGCGCCGATCTGCCGATCACGTTGCCCCATTATCGCGATCGCAAGAGTCCTGAATTTCAAGCTTTAGTTGACCAAGTTTATAAAATTCTCACCAATCCTGATCTACCTGATATTTCACCGCAACCGACGACCACCACATCTATTCCCGAAATCAAGCCACCTTCGCAGCCTAAATATCAATCCTTACCGCATGTACGCATTGGTTCAGTGGCTGGTTTACTGGAACTGCTGGAAGGTCGCCAAGAGAAAGATATTTATCGCATTGCCCAAGAATTATTACTAGAAGTTGACGATTTATTACCGATTGTTGAAGCTAGTAAATTAATGGAACTAGTTGCCGTGACTGAAGGTGATATTCAACTATCAGCAAGCGGTGAGAAGTTTATCAATAGCAATATTGACGAACGAAAAGCAATTGTTCGCGATCTATTACAACAACATATTCGCCTAGTACAACAGATTTGTCAGCTTTTGCAAGCTAAACGCAATCATCGTATTTCAGAAGAACTGGTTCTCGATATTTTAGAGAATTACTTCACCAGTAAAGAGGCTCAACGTCAACTCAGGACAGCGATGGATTGGGGTCGCTATGCGGAGTTATTTAGCTATGATGAACCTTCTGGCGAAATCTTTATTGAAGAAAGTGCAACTGACGCAGAAGATTCTGAATAG
- a CDS encoding glycosyltransferase, with translation MSYSLVPVPLGSLQINELISSEDILGASSPPAVTFSLVIPTYNESKNLEKLVEVLSELLNSYWNGSYELIVVDDDSPDLTWQVGLALMSKYPQLRVMRRQGEKGLSTAVIRGWQAAQGEILGVIDGDLQHPPETLIHMLGEMQKGADLAVASRHVEGGGVSDWGFIRRVLSRGAQMLGLIILPNVIGRVSDPMSGYFMVRREAIANCLMNPSGYKILIEVLGRGNIGTVAEVGYVFQERQEGESKVTWRQYVDYIVHLLRLRSRGRITKLREKWRVPIKRFVKFGLVGFSGVFVDMAILYLLSDASTLGWGLTRSKIIGSEVAIINNFLWNDLWTFRDFSSQQNGWRKRIKRFVKFNLICLLGIGLNLIILNILYNYFGVNKYLANLIAIAIVTIWNFWFNLKLSWRVTQTK, from the coding sequence ATGTCTTATTCTCTTGTCCCTGTTCCTTTAGGTTCCTTACAAATTAATGAGCTTATCTCTTCTGAAGATATATTGGGGGCAAGTTCTCCACCAGCAGTAACCTTCTCTTTAGTTATCCCTACCTACAATGAGAGCAAAAATTTAGAGAAGTTGGTTGAAGTTCTAAGCGAACTTTTAAATAGCTATTGGAATGGAAGTTATGAGTTAATCGTTGTTGATGATGATAGCCCCGATTTAACATGGCAAGTGGGATTGGCGTTAATGTCCAAATATCCACAATTGCGAGTGATGCGTCGTCAAGGGGAGAAAGGACTTTCTACGGCAGTGATTCGGGGATGGCAAGCGGCTCAGGGAGAAATTTTAGGTGTGATCGATGGAGATTTACAACATCCACCTGAAACTCTAATTCACATGCTTGGTGAGATGCAAAAGGGAGCCGATTTAGCTGTTGCTAGTCGCCATGTGGAAGGTGGAGGTGTAAGTGATTGGGGATTTATCCGTCGTGTTCTCTCAAGGGGAGCGCAGATGCTCGGTTTGATTATTTTGCCAAATGTGATTGGGCGTGTGTCTGACCCCATGAGTGGGTACTTTATGGTCAGGCGTGAGGCGATCGCCAATTGTCTGATGAATCCATCAGGTTACAAGATTTTGATAGAAGTCCTTGGGCGGGGCAATATTGGCACAGTTGCGGAGGTTGGCTATGTATTTCAGGAGCGGCAGGAAGGTGAGAGCAAGGTCACTTGGCGGCAATATGTAGACTATATTGTGCATCTATTGCGATTGCGATCGCGGGGAAGGATTACCAAATTACGCGAAAAATGGCGAGTTCCAATTAAACGCTTTGTCAAATTTGGACTTGTTGGTTTTAGTGGTGTATTTGTGGATATGGCAATCCTCTATTTACTCAGTGATGCCTCAACGTTAGGATGGGGACTGACACGCAGTAAGATTATTGGCTCTGAAGTTGCCATTATCAATAATTTTTTATGGAATGATCTCTGGACTTTTCGAGATTTTTCTAGTCAGCAAAATGGTTGGCGAAAGCGAATTAAACGTTTTGTTAAGTTCAATTTAATTTGTTTATTGGGGATTGGACTAAATTTAATTATTCTCAATATTCTTTACAACTATTTTGGGGTTAATAAATATCTTGCTAATTTGATAGCGATCGCGATCGTCACCATTTGGAACTTCTGGTTTAATCTCAAACTTAGCTGGCGAGTTACCCAAACCAAATAA
- the pgsA gene encoding CDP-diacylglycerol--glycerol-3-phosphate 3-phosphatidyltransferase, which produces MTFSTITLPTWVTLSRLIAIPIIFGLFIWQDSELTRLIALSVFLIAAITDWLDGYLARKLNQITELGKFLDPLVDKVLTIALFLLFIELDQVPAWAVFLIITRELLITAWRGAPSSSEDTGKSPIIAANLWGKAKTVMQIVAITALLVKIPYAIAFFWIAVALTLISGILYVVPASKS; this is translated from the coding sequence ATGACTTTCTCGACAATTACACTACCAACTTGGGTTACTTTATCGCGTTTAATTGCGATTCCAATTATCTTTGGACTCTTCATCTGGCAAGATAGTGAACTTACACGCCTCATTGCCCTGAGTGTATTTCTGATTGCGGCGATTACCGATTGGCTAGATGGATATTTAGCAAGAAAACTTAATCAAATTACAGAACTTGGCAAATTTCTCGATCCCCTAGTTGATAAAGTTCTAACGATCGCCTTGTTTCTCTTATTTATCGAATTAGATCAAGTCCCCGCATGGGCAGTGTTTTTAATTATTACCCGCGAGTTACTAATTACCGCTTGGCGTGGTGCTCCTAGCAGTTCTGAAGATACAGGTAAATCCCCAATTATCGCCGCCAATTTGTGGGGAAAAGCGAAAACAGTGATGCAAATTGTGGCGATCACCGCTTTATTAGTGAAAATACCCTATGCGATCGCTTTTTTCTGGATTGCCGTTGCACTCACGTTGATTTCTGGCATTCTCTATGTTGTGCCAGCTTCTAAGAGCTAG
- a CDS encoding WD40 repeat domain-containing serine/threonine-protein kinase translates to MATSQTLGKAFGNLLGGRFRVVQTIADDTYTQTYLVEDTVAAEMPRWIAKSFCLINKTNLQLDWARSLFRNEVPKLQQLSDRSADFPKITTYFEQEEEFYIVEEAIDGTRLSDEIATGRLYNESEVISFLQQLLASLHTAHLANMVHGDINPRNLIRRKHDSTGNHHFVLTNFAVLKGIYAPAAQNGVVLGTPSYMPFEQALGHFTPSCDIYALGLTAIQLLTGLHPSQLVRREDLNLLNWQMGSTVRSELAAILNRMVKHHPEDRYQSAQEVLYDLDNLPSPQTNNDFQMPALAIGENTGRWAIITVCLLGIGWATLNFQQIQQLFPISTLPTPKPTVTIAPTQPANPVVNYELRQTLRGHNGWVRAVAFFPNGFSFASGSYDRTLRLWNVRDNQPFETLSKHFGSISGINAIAVHPNGNTFATACIDKSIKLWNFRSGEPVRNLNGHDGQVYGVAYSPDGKTLISASADKTIKLWNWRKGNLLETFAGHQDKVVSVVFHPDGKKFASASFDKTIKIWDISTGTEILTINGHTAPVNAIAFSPNGKLLASGSQDQTVKIWDANTGKLLKTLSGHTGGVLAVAINRDGSVIASGGADKNIRLWNVKTGQSMQVLSNHEAQIFALSFSPKDETLVSGSADRTVKVWQLLAK, encoded by the coding sequence ATGGCGACATCACAAACACTAGGCAAAGCGTTTGGCAATTTGTTAGGCGGACGCTTTCGAGTTGTGCAAACGATCGCTGATGATACCTATACGCAAACCTACTTGGTTGAAGATACAGTGGCGGCGGAGATGCCACGCTGGATTGCAAAAAGTTTCTGTCTAATTAATAAAACTAATCTACAACTCGACTGGGCGCGATCGCTATTTCGGAATGAAGTTCCTAAATTACAACAACTTAGCGATCGCAGTGCTGACTTCCCCAAAATTACAACCTATTTTGAACAAGAGGAGGAATTTTATATCGTTGAAGAAGCCATTGATGGAACTCGACTCAGTGATGAAATTGCTACAGGCAGGCTATATAACGAGTCGGAAGTAATTAGTTTCTTGCAGCAACTGCTCGCAAGCTTGCATACAGCCCATCTTGCCAATATGGTGCATGGTGATATCAATCCTCGCAATCTCATCCGCCGTAAACATGATTCCACAGGTAATCATCACTTTGTTCTGACAAATTTTGCGGTTCTTAAAGGGATTTATGCTCCTGCGGCTCAAAATGGAGTAGTACTAGGAACACCCAGCTATATGCCCTTTGAACAAGCCCTTGGACATTTTACGCCTAGTTGCGATATCTATGCTCTTGGGTTAACAGCCATTCAACTACTCACAGGACTCCATCCTAGTCAGCTAGTCCGTCGTGAAGATCTCAATCTTTTAAACTGGCAAATGGGATCGACGGTACGTTCTGAACTAGCGGCAATTCTCAATCGCATGGTAAAACATCATCCAGAAGATCGTTATCAAAGCGCTCAAGAAGTTCTCTACGATCTCGATAATTTGCCATCACCACAAACCAATAACGATTTTCAGATGCCAGCTTTGGCAATTGGCGAAAATACTGGTCGCTGGGCAATTATCACAGTTTGTCTCCTCGGTATTGGCTGGGCAACTCTTAACTTCCAACAGATTCAACAACTTTTCCCCATCTCGACCTTACCGACTCCTAAGCCTACGGTTACTATTGCACCTACACAACCAGCTAATCCAGTAGTTAATTATGAATTACGCCAAACACTAAGGGGGCATAATGGCTGGGTGAGAGCTGTCGCTTTCTTCCCAAATGGATTTAGTTTTGCTAGTGGCAGTTACGATCGCACATTACGACTATGGAATGTCCGCGACAATCAACCCTTTGAGACCCTATCTAAACACTTTGGTTCTATTTCAGGGATTAATGCGATCGCTGTACATCCCAATGGCAACACCTTTGCCACTGCTTGTATTGATAAATCGATTAAATTATGGAACTTCCGTAGTGGAGAGCCAGTTCGCAATCTCAATGGTCATGATGGACAGGTTTACGGTGTTGCCTACAGTCCCGATGGCAAGACCTTAATTAGTGCTAGTGCTGATAAAACGATCAAGCTATGGAACTGGCGCAAGGGTAATCTCTTAGAAACCTTTGCAGGACATCAAGATAAAGTGGTATCTGTGGTGTTCCATCCCGATGGCAAAAAATTTGCGAGTGCCAGTTTTGACAAAACCATCAAAATTTGGGATATCAGTACGGGTACAGAAATTCTCACGATTAATGGACATACGGCTCCCGTTAATGCGATCGCCTTTAGTCCCAATGGCAAACTGCTCGCTAGTGGTAGTCAAGATCAAACTGTGAAAATTTGGGATGCTAACACAGGCAAATTACTGAAAACTCTCTCAGGTCACACAGGAGGAGTCTTAGCTGTAGCGATTAATCGTGATGGTAGCGTGATTGCTTCTGGTGGTGCAGATAAAAACATTCGCCTGTGGAATGTGAAAACGGGGCAGTCGATGCAAGTCCTCAGCAATCATGAAGCCCAAATCTTTGCCCTCAGCTTTAGCCCCAAGGATGAAACTCTAGTTAGTGGCAGTGCC